A portion of the Nitratidesulfovibrio sp. SRB-5 genome contains these proteins:
- a CDS encoding cache domain-containing protein has product MPQPSPSPTPSFPPPFPEQLLEVVHRLATRAGAMFLAACGALGRFLARHVSGRVFFRALLPAAAGLFLAQCTMAPLSAVTAAREQTLLTEARDSRLAATVTALAQALGELAATQPDENARRELLVRAVDPVRTSAAHWDYVFLSRGTVNVHTPTLPDAGGVDFGGATDVHGMRFVQRMMDTARSGGGFTEWTADLGEGRSEARRAYTLAVPGTDYWLGAWAPAAVGSKKPGTGVAGQAGQVGQAGQAEQAEPTGAPTPRALEFHALRLGWLAALGLALLVGVLARRREAAQR; this is encoded by the coding sequence ATGCCCCAACCATCCCCTTCCCCGACGCCGTCGTTTCCCCCGCCCTTTCCGGAACAGTTGCTGGAAGTTGTCCACAGGCTGGCCACCCGCGCCGGGGCGATGTTCCTTGCCGCGTGTGGCGCCCTGGGCCGGTTTCTGGCGCGCCACGTGTCCGGCCGAGTCTTTTTCCGGGCCCTGCTGCCCGCCGCCGCAGGCCTGTTCCTGGCCCAGTGCACCATGGCGCCGCTGTCCGCCGTCACCGCCGCGCGCGAGCAGACCCTGCTGACGGAAGCCCGCGACAGCCGCCTGGCCGCCACGGTGACCGCGCTGGCCCAGGCGCTGGGCGAACTGGCCGCCACCCAGCCCGACGAAAACGCCCGGCGCGAACTGCTGGTGCGCGCGGTGGACCCGGTGCGCACCAGTGCCGCCCACTGGGATTACGTGTTCCTTTCGCGCGGGACGGTGAACGTGCACACCCCCACCCTGCCCGACGCGGGCGGCGTGGACTTTGGCGGGGCCACCGACGTGCACGGGATGCGCTTCGTGCAGCGCATGATGGACACGGCCCGTTCGGGTGGCGGCTTTACCGAATGGACGGCGGACCTTGGCGAGGGCCGCTCCGAGGCGCGCAGGGCCTACACCCTGGCCGTGCCCGGCACCGACTACTGGCTGGGCGCATGGGCCCCGGCGGCGGTGGGATCGAAAAAGCCGGGCACAGGCGTGGCCGGGCAGGCCGGACAGGTGGGACAGGCGGGACAGGCGGAGCAGGCCGAGCCCACCGGCGCGCCCACCCCCCGCGCGCTGGAATTCCACGCCCTGCGCCTGGGCTGGCTGGCCGCGCTGGGGCTGGCCCTGCTGGTGGGGGTGCTGGCCCGCCGCCGCGAGGCCGCCCAACGCTGA
- the der gene encoding ribosome biogenesis GTPase Der produces the protein MPIAQPPAPSAPVTTHLPKIALVGRPNVGKSTLFNRLIRANRAITHDRPGVTRDRMEGQVRSRGKQTFAIVDTGGITLDAHAAVAQGPEGIRGFEAEILRQAEAAMAEAVGICLVVDGRDGLTPFDEHLAAHLRRAGKPVLVVVNKVDGVEREDEMLAEFHALGFPLLPVSAAHGHNVRVLEDEMREMLPDEPEEEGAANGEDGDDADDLDAPEGEGDADADGAEDGEPAAEAKGPAYDPTHLRLAMLGRPNAGKSSLVNALTGQQRMIVSDMAGTTRDSVDVSFESGEQTITFVDTAGVRRRSRITDSVERYSVNASLKSTTKAHVTLLVLDALQGVTQQDKRLVDLLDERKTPFMVLVNKIDLVPRKLMPDLEASFKGMLEFCPHVPLLYVSAKSGKGLGPVLPMAERVRAECHVRVGTGQLNRAMEEVLTRHQPPVVRRLRPKFFYLTQAETNPPTFVFFVNDADRIQTPYARYVEKALRRMFRIEHAPMRVRFRSSHKKKGE, from the coding sequence ATGCCCATAGCCCAGCCCCCCGCCCCGTCCGCGCCCGTCACCACGCACCTGCCCAAGATCGCGCTGGTGGGCCGCCCCAACGTGGGCAAGTCCACCCTGTTCAACCGGCTCATCCGTGCCAACCGGGCCATCACCCACGACCGGCCCGGCGTCACCCGCGACCGCATGGAAGGCCAGGTGCGCTCGCGCGGCAAGCAGACCTTCGCCATCGTGGATACCGGCGGCATCACCCTGGACGCCCACGCCGCCGTGGCCCAGGGGCCGGAAGGCATCCGGGGCTTCGAAGCGGAAATCCTGCGCCAGGCCGAAGCCGCCATGGCCGAAGCCGTGGGCATCTGCCTGGTGGTGGATGGCCGCGACGGGCTGACCCCCTTCGACGAACACCTGGCCGCCCACCTGCGCCGCGCGGGCAAGCCCGTGCTGGTGGTGGTGAACAAGGTGGACGGCGTGGAGCGCGAAGACGAGATGCTGGCCGAATTTCACGCCCTGGGCTTTCCGCTGCTGCCCGTTTCCGCCGCGCATGGGCACAACGTGCGCGTGCTGGAAGACGAAATGCGCGAAATGCTGCCCGACGAGCCCGAGGAAGAAGGCGCGGCAAACGGCGAAGACGGCGACGACGCGGACGACCTTGATGCCCCCGAGGGTGAAGGCGACGCGGACGCCGATGGCGCGGAAGACGGCGAACCCGCCGCCGAGGCCAAAGGCCCCGCCTACGACCCCACCCACCTGCGCCTGGCCATGCTGGGCCGCCCCAACGCGGGCAAGTCGTCGCTGGTCAACGCCCTTACCGGCCAGCAGCGCATGATCGTCAGCGACATGGCGGGCACCACCCGCGACAGCGTGGACGTCAGCTTCGAGTCGGGCGAGCAGACCATCACCTTCGTGGACACCGCCGGGGTGCGCCGCCGCTCGCGCATCACCGATTCGGTGGAGCGTTACAGCGTCAACGCCTCGCTCAAAAGCACCACCAAGGCCCACGTCACCCTGCTGGTGCTCGACGCGCTGCAAGGCGTCACCCAGCAGGACAAGCGGCTGGTGGACCTGCTGGACGAACGCAAGACGCCGTTCATGGTGCTGGTGAACAAGATCGACCTGGTGCCGCGCAAACTGATGCCGGACCTGGAGGCCTCGTTCAAGGGCATGCTGGAATTCTGCCCCCACGTGCCGCTGCTGTACGTGTCCGCCAAGTCGGGCAAGGGGCTTGGCCCCGTGCTGCCCATGGCGGAGCGCGTCCGCGCCGAGTGCCATGTGCGCGTGGGCACCGGCCAGCTCAACCGGGCCATGGAAGAGGTGCTCACCCGCCACCAGCCCCCGGTGGTGCGTCGGCTGCGGCCCAAGTTCTTCTACCTGACCCAGGCGGAGACCAACCCGCCCACGTTCGTGTTCTTCGTCAACGATGCCGACCGCATCCAGACGCCGTACGCCCGCTACGTGGAAAAGGCCCTGCGCAGGATGTTCCGCATCGAGCACGCCCCGATGCGGGTGCGGTTCCGCTCGTCGCACAAGAAGAAGGGCGAATAG